TAGAGTTCTTGAAATCGGAACAGGTTCGGGATACCAGACAGCTATCTTATGTGAAATGGGAGGAAAAGTTTATAGCATTGAACGCATCGATGAGCTTGCGCGAAGCGCAGGGGAGATATTAAGACGAATCGGATGCATTGCAAAGATTAAAATAGGTGACGGCACTCAGGGCTGGAAAGACTATGCGCCTTATGACAGAATAATTGTAACTGCAGGTAGTCCCAAAGTTCCTATGCCTTTGCTTGAGCAGTTAGAAATTGACGGCAAGATGGTTATTCCGATTGGCGATAAAGATTCTCAGGTAATGACATTAGTAAAGAAAACCATAAATGAAAAAGGCGAAGTAAAATTTTTGCAGAAAAAATTTGATGAATACAGGTTCGTTCCGCTTATTGGTCACGAAGGATGGGATGGAACAAGTAGAAAGAAT
The DNA window shown above is from Ignavibacteria bacterium and carries:
- a CDS encoding protein-L-isoaspartate(D-aspartate) O-methyltransferase, encoding MNSFSLKKKELIEILKQQGITDKKVLDAFMKVRREEFVPEEFSSRAYDNNALPIGGSQTISQPYTVASMTQLLDVHPGHRVLEIGTGSGYQTAILCEMGGKVYSIERIDELARSAGEILRRIGCIAKIKIGDGTQGWKDYAPYDRIIVTAGSPKVPMPLLEQLEIDGKMVIPIGDKDSQVMTLVKKTINEKGEVKFLQKKFDEYRFVPLIGHEGWDGTSRKNNGQ